From one Catenuloplanes nepalensis genomic stretch:
- a CDS encoding helix-turn-helix domain-containing protein, with protein sequence MKPIVGGSQEAVQLGRIISGARRAKGWSQSRLADRMRRQAEAEGFRHPLPSDESFKAMISRWENGRKVPDINYRGLLCRVLGIAPAQLGLAGD encoded by the coding sequence GTGAAGCCGATCGTGGGTGGCTCACAGGAAGCGGTGCAGCTGGGGCGCATCATCAGCGGTGCCCGCCGCGCGAAAGGCTGGTCCCAGTCGCGGTTGGCCGACCGGATGCGGCGCCAGGCGGAGGCGGAGGGCTTCCGGCACCCGCTGCCGTCGGATGAGTCGTTCAAGGCCATGATCTCCCGCTGGGAGAACGGGCGCAAAGTGCCCGACATCAACTACCGAGGGCTGCTGTGCCGCGTCCTTGGGATTGCACCGGCCCAACTCGGCCTCGCAGGAGACTGA